In candidate division WOR-3 bacterium, one genomic interval encodes:
- a CDS encoding tetratricopeptide repeat protein — MLIICLILSQLCRTSGYLDIPTVPQYDIRGMWGITTMFSFPMYTEDPNPNDSIYVDPKDFAMAFKYGLGKGEVALSMFTPTTWVASVSYLLKEGKESGTYWFCGVDDISYAKHISTLGAGGNDGSIEEISYHKYANGRPWELFSAYVAMQKYFGNIANIVVGLGRGRFVGYGWRSHIFNTDFLVLGDDYDTKDHSWWAFGLFAGGALKFPFGLEMSVEMDGRDANLGVKYHFPVVTATVALCKVEYLGHFRPWSPRWTFGLEGNNRTAVSAPKVGSIECVIQDQTNKQLLPNCIVDIKEINKRYRAPAGTFSLSLPAGNYTITVTTPNYVDYMAKITVKPGVKSKLIFNMKKTEEAIQREIAAMERERSIKTYLSQGKIYFSEGNLKEAEKAFAMVISLDPDNAEAKDYLKNIETRRTELINAYLTEARNREKANDLAKAIEFYQKVLELDPQNSESSAAINRLKTKLGQEKKPPTTTKPKEPAKQVTAEEIEALYKKGVSLFSANNYDEALKVFNQVLALDPNHKGAKDYKKRTEARLKVLKGGE; from the coding sequence ATGTTAATCATTTGTTTAATCCTTTCCCAGTTATGTCGCACATCCGGGTATCTCGATATCCCTACTGTACCACAGTATGATATTCGGGGTATGTGGGGCATAACCACAATGTTTTCATTTCCGATGTATACCGAAGATCCCAACCCTAATGACAGTATCTATGTTGACCCAAAAGATTTCGCCATGGCTTTCAAATATGGCTTAGGTAAAGGTGAGGTGGCATTATCAATGTTCACTCCCACTACCTGGGTCGCGAGTGTAAGTTATTTGTTGAAAGAAGGGAAAGAGAGTGGAACTTACTGGTTCTGTGGGGTTGATGATATATCATATGCTAAACACATTTCCACACTCGGTGCTGGCGGAAATGATGGTTCAATAGAAGAGATAAGTTATCACAAATATGCCAACGGCCGGCCTTGGGAACTTTTCTCTGCATATGTTGCCATGCAAAAATATTTCGGGAATATTGCGAACATCGTTGTGGGGCTGGGACGGGGCAGGTTTGTCGGGTATGGGTGGCGAAGTCATATTTTCAATACTGACTTTTTGGTATTGGGTGACGATTACGACACCAAAGACCATTCCTGGTGGGCGTTCGGTCTTTTTGCCGGTGGAGCTTTAAAATTTCCTTTCGGACTCGAAATGTCAGTAGAAATGGATGGCCGTGATGCGAATTTGGGAGTAAAATATCATTTCCCAGTTGTAACTGCTACAGTAGCACTTTGTAAAGTAGAATATTTAGGTCACTTCCGTCCTTGGTCTCCTCGATGGACATTTGGGCTTGAAGGTAATAACCGTACTGCTGTATCAGCACCTAAGGTCGGTTCAATTGAGTGTGTTATTCAGGATCAAACCAATAAACAACTTTTGCCTAATTGCATCGTGGACATAAAAGAAATCAACAAACGGTATCGGGCACCTGCAGGAACATTCAGTTTGAGTTTACCAGCAGGAAATTATACCATAACCGTCACGACACCTAATTATGTTGATTACATGGCAAAAATAACGGTTAAGCCTGGGGTGAAGAGCAAACTTATCTTCAATATGAAAAAGACCGAGGAAGCGATTCAACGAGAAATTGCCGCAATGGAACGGGAAAGGAGCATCAAAACCTATCTCTCTCAGGGGAAGATATATTTTTCTGAAGGTAATTTAAAAGAAGCAGAAAAGGCCTTTGCGATGGTGATATCTTTAGACCCGGACAATGCTGAAGCCAAAGATTATTTAAAGAACATTGAAACAAGGCGTACGGAACTTATCAATGCTTATTTAACTGAAGCAAGAAATCGTGAAAAGGCGAATGATTTGGCAAAGGCTATTGAATTTTATCAGAAAGTTTTGGAACTTGACCCCCAGAATTCAGAATCGAGTGCGGCTATAAACCGATTGAAAACGAAACTAGGGCAGGAGAAGAAACCTCCCACAACAACAAAGCCGAAAGAACCCGCTAAGCAGGTAACGGCTGAGGAAATTGAAGCACTTTATAAAAAGGGGGTTAGTCTATTCTCAGCAAACAATTACGATGAAGCTTTAAAGGTGTTTAATCAGGTATTGGCACTCGATCCTAATCACAAAGGTGCCAAAGATTATAAGAAGAGGACCGAGGCAAGGTTAAAGGTGCTAAAAGGGGGTGAATAA
- the mtnA gene encoding S-methyl-5-thioribose-1-phosphate isomerase: protein MLTFKTIEYDERKKQIIILDQTRLPEKEVYLCLKTIQDVYQAIKQLKVRGAPLIGVVAAYGIVLAATANKTKKLITAAEYLKSARPTAVNLAWAIERMLECIKKHQKNNLYPLLLAEARKIEREDKESCLKIGRWGARLIKNNSKIMVHCNAGALATSGIGTALGILYTAKKMGKKFKVYACETRPLLQGARLTTWELTRNGIETYAICDNMAATYMPEMDLVLVGADRIAVNGDTANKIGTRGLAIIANYYRVPFYVAAPISSFDFKIKSGAEIPIEIRPSEEIRYFNKRPVVAPEAKICNPAFDVTPHNLITGFITEKGIVREPFGMKFAQFLKET, encoded by the coding sequence ATGCTCACCTTTAAAACAATCGAATACGATGAGAGGAAAAAGCAGATAATCATCCTGGATCAAACTCGCCTACCTGAAAAAGAAGTCTATTTATGTTTAAAGACGATTCAAGATGTTTACCAGGCAATAAAACAGTTAAAAGTTAGGGGCGCACCACTTATCGGTGTCGTTGCCGCATACGGCATTGTGCTTGCCGCTACTGCCAATAAAACCAAAAAGCTGATAACTGCCGCCGAATATCTAAAGTCTGCCCGACCCACGGCAGTGAATCTCGCTTGGGCGATCGAAAGAATGCTTGAATGCATAAAAAAACACCAAAAAAATAACCTATATCCACTCCTTTTAGCCGAAGCCCGTAAGATTGAAAGGGAAGACAAAGAATCGTGTTTAAAAATAGGTCGTTGGGGGGCTCGGCTTATAAAGAATAATTCAAAAATAATGGTCCACTGCAATGCCGGAGCCCTGGCAACGAGTGGTATAGGCACAGCCCTTGGGATTTTATACACTGCTAAAAAAATGGGGAAAAAATTTAAAGTCTATGCATGTGAAACGAGACCCCTTTTGCAAGGTGCGAGATTGACAACATGGGAATTGACCAGAAACGGCATTGAAACTTATGCTATATGTGATAATATGGCAGCCACTTATATGCCCGAAATGGATTTAGTCCTTGTGGGTGCGGATCGGATCGCAGTAAATGGAGATACCGCCAATAAAATTGGGACCCGGGGACTGGCGATTATTGCCAATTATTATCGGGTACCCTTTTATGTTGCAGCTCCAATTTCAAGTTTTGATTTCAAAATAAAGTCCGGTGCTGAAATACCTATTGAAATCCGCCCTTCAGAGGAAATACGATATTTTAATAAACGACCTGTCGTCGCCCCGGAAGCAAAAATCTGCAATCCGGCTTTTGATGTGACACCCCATAATTTGATCACCGGTTTTATCACGGAAAAAGGTATTGTGCGAGAGCCGTTTGGGATGAAATTTGCGCAATTTTTAAAAGAGACATAG
- a CDS encoding sugar transferase, with protein MHMEVRSDMLLSVKPLEAIEENATIREPRAKRIFDVILSSLGLLFSSWLWALIWIGIWCEDGSPVCIRQFRVGKNGRLFKVIKFRSMRRNSLNEKINIQASSNDPRVTRMGRFLRKTALDELPQLLNILLGDMSFVGPRALLPAEVEQNDCYLHVWKIPGYHKRIMVRPGLTGIAQIFTPRDLPRRHKFKYDLLYIRKMSFWLDLKLIFISFLITFKGTWERKRNKLNFLKASKWSLTE; from the coding sequence ATGCATATGGAAGTGAGATCGGATATGCTTTTGTCTGTTAAACCTTTGGAAGCAATCGAAGAGAATGCAACCATAAGAGAACCAAGGGCGAAAAGAATTTTTGATGTTATCTTAAGCAGTTTGGGTTTGTTGTTTTCATCATGGCTATGGGCTTTGATCTGGATAGGGATTTGGTGCGAAGATGGTTCACCGGTTTGCATCCGGCAATTCCGGGTGGGTAAAAATGGCCGACTTTTTAAAGTGATAAAATTCCGTTCCATGCGCCGGAATTCTTTAAATGAAAAAATAAACATTCAGGCAAGCTCGAATGATCCAAGGGTTACGCGGATGGGCAGGTTTCTGCGTAAAACTGCCTTAGATGAACTACCCCAATTATTGAATATTCTCCTTGGTGATATGAGTTTTGTTGGTCCCCGGGCTTTGCTGCCTGCCGAAGTAGAACAGAATGATTGTTATCTTCATGTTTGGAAAATCCCTGGATACCACAAAAGAATAATGGTACGGCCGGGACTTACGGGAATTGCCCAGATATTCACTCCCCGGGATTTACCTCGTCGGCATAAATTTAAATATGACTTACTTTATATTCGTAAGATGAGTTTTTGGCTGGACTTGAAATTGATTTTTATCTCTTTCCTCATAACCTTCAAAGGCACCTGGGAGCGCAAGCGTAATAAACTAAATTTTCTAAAGGCATCGAAATGGAGCTTGACAGAATAG
- the ppdK gene encoding pyruvate, phosphate dikinase, translating to MKKLVYNFGGKKADGSAKDKNLLGGKGANLAEMTNLGIRVPPGFTITTEVCNYYYRNKGRLPKELKKEVEKALKRVEEIMGRKFGDPDNPLLLSVRSGARASMPGMMETVLNIGLTEKTLPGLIKQSGGNERFAYDSYRRLIMMYSDVVMEKAAGIEPKDEDSGIRRQLEALMEKMKEKKGYKSDTDLTADDLKELCRQFKEKVKEVLGKEFPDDHNEQLWGGIKAVFASWNGKRAVAYRRIEGIPDDWGTACNVQAMVFGNMGEDSATGVGFTRNPGNGENQFYGEYLINAQGEDVVAGIRTPAPVNEYSKSEHNKDLISLEKAMPEVYKELYQYQKKLERHYRDMLDIEFTIEKGVLYMLQCRVGKRNGPAAVRIAMDMLKEGLISKEEAVMRVTPAQLDELLHPMVDPKAEMNAKVLAKGLPAGPGGATGQIVFTSKDAVEWTKQGKKVILVREETNPEDVDGMRAAQAILTARGGMTSHAALVARGWGKCCIVGCGALQIDYEEKVLRVNGKVFKEGDWLTLNGTKGNVYEGKLPMLASAEENVLLQEFLKICDSVKRLGIRANADTPADATRARKFGAKGIGLMRTEHMFYGKGSDEPLFILRKMIVSKTEEERRKALDELFPYVKKDVKGVLEAMDGYPVVIRLLDPPLHEFVPNEPEKREKLAAELGITIEELNERADSLHESNPMMGHRGVRLGITYPEVSEMQVRAIFEAAAELIKEGKNPYPEIMVPVVSDVNELKHQAEIVERVYKEVLQKFGLKKIKHMYGTMIEIPRACIVADEIARVAQFFSYGTNDLTQMGFGFSRDDIGSFLPDYLNKKILPKDPFQSIDIRGIGELIKIGIERGRKVRPNLEVGICGEHGGDPNSIYFCHQVGMDYVSCSPFRVPIARLAAAQANVMFKTKKGKRSKKR from the coding sequence ATGAAAAAATTAGTCTACAATTTTGGTGGTAAAAAAGCTGATGGTTCGGCGAAAGATAAAAATCTGCTCGGAGGTAAGGGTGCAAATTTAGCTGAGATGACAAATCTTGGAATCCGGGTACCTCCTGGTTTTACAATAACTACCGAGGTTTGTAATTATTATTACAGGAACAAAGGGCGCTTGCCTAAAGAATTGAAGAAAGAAGTAGAAAAAGCGCTGAAAAGAGTGGAAGAAATCATGGGCAGAAAATTTGGGGATCCGGACAATCCCTTGCTTCTTTCGGTCCGTTCTGGTGCACGAGCTTCAATGCCCGGGATGATGGAGACGGTATTGAATATCGGTCTGACAGAAAAGACCCTACCAGGGTTGATAAAACAGAGCGGCGGCAATGAGCGATTTGCTTATGATTCTTATCGACGTTTGATAATGATGTATTCAGATGTGGTGATGGAAAAGGCAGCGGGTATTGAACCTAAGGATGAAGATTCTGGAATCCGCAGACAACTTGAGGCTCTTATGGAAAAAATGAAAGAAAAAAAGGGGTATAAGAGTGATACCGATCTTACTGCTGATGATTTGAAAGAATTATGCAGACAATTTAAAGAAAAAGTTAAAGAAGTTTTGGGGAAGGAATTTCCTGATGACCACAATGAACAACTCTGGGGAGGGATAAAGGCAGTTTTTGCGTCCTGGAATGGTAAAAGGGCTGTTGCGTATCGAAGGATTGAAGGTATCCCTGATGACTGGGGAACCGCTTGCAATGTCCAGGCAATGGTCTTTGGCAACATGGGAGAGGATTCGGCAACCGGGGTAGGGTTCACCCGGAATCCAGGCAATGGAGAGAATCAGTTTTATGGTGAATATTTGATTAATGCTCAGGGAGAAGATGTGGTAGCTGGAATACGCACCCCGGCACCAGTGAATGAGTATTCAAAGAGTGAACATAACAAAGATCTTATTTCTCTTGAAAAAGCGATGCCCGAAGTCTACAAAGAGTTATACCAGTACCAGAAAAAACTGGAACGTCATTATCGGGATATGCTCGACATTGAATTTACGATTGAAAAAGGTGTTCTTTATATGCTCCAGTGTCGCGTAGGGAAGCGAAATGGACCGGCGGCTGTAAGGATCGCAATGGATATGTTGAAAGAAGGCTTGATTTCAAAGGAAGAGGCTGTGATGAGGGTTACTCCGGCGCAGCTTGATGAACTATTGCATCCGATGGTTGATCCGAAAGCCGAGATGAACGCAAAGGTACTCGCAAAAGGATTGCCCGCGGGTCCTGGAGGAGCAACTGGTCAAATTGTGTTTACTTCTAAAGATGCAGTAGAATGGACCAAACAAGGCAAGAAAGTAATTTTAGTGCGCGAAGAAACCAATCCTGAGGATGTTGATGGAATGCGCGCAGCCCAAGCAATTCTGACTGCCCGTGGTGGTATGACATCCCATGCAGCATTGGTTGCCCGTGGGTGGGGCAAATGTTGTATCGTAGGCTGTGGAGCGTTACAGATCGACTATGAAGAAAAAGTGCTCCGAGTTAACGGCAAGGTATTTAAGGAAGGTGATTGGTTAACCCTCAATGGTACCAAGGGGAATGTCTATGAAGGAAAACTTCCCATGCTCGCGTCTGCTGAAGAGAATGTGCTACTCCAGGAATTTTTGAAAATCTGTGATTCTGTAAAACGGCTTGGGATAAGGGCTAATGCAGACACTCCCGCCGACGCCACGCGGGCAAGGAAGTTTGGTGCCAAAGGGATCGGTTTGATGCGCACCGAGCATATGTTTTATGGAAAAGGTTCTGATGAACCACTCTTCATCCTGCGGAAGATGATTGTTTCAAAGACTGAAGAGGAAAGACGCAAGGCGTTGGATGAATTGTTTCCCTATGTAAAAAAGGATGTCAAGGGTGTGCTGGAGGCGATGGATGGCTATCCAGTGGTAATCAGATTGCTTGATCCACCCCTCCATGAATTTGTTCCCAATGAGCCAGAAAAAAGAGAAAAACTCGCTGCAGAATTGGGGATTACAATTGAGGAATTGAACGAAAGGGCAGACAGTCTCCACGAGTCAAATCCAATGATGGGGCATCGAGGGGTGAGACTGGGTATTACCTATCCAGAGGTAAGCGAGATGCAGGTGAGGGCGATATTCGAAGCGGCCGCGGAATTGATTAAAGAAGGTAAAAATCCTTATCCGGAAATCATGGTGCCGGTGGTGAGCGATGTCAATGAACTAAAACATCAGGCGGAGATAGTGGAACGGGTATATAAAGAAGTTTTGCAAAAATTTGGTTTAAAAAAGATAAAGCACATGTACGGTACGATGATTGAAATTCCCCGTGCCTGTATAGTGGCTGATGAGATTGCCCGGGTTGCTCAATTTTTCTCTTATGGAACGAACGATTTAACTCAAATGGGATTTGGCTTTTCTCGTGATGATATTGGTAGCTTTTTACCCGATTATCTGAATAAAAAAATCCTGCCTAAAGACCCATTCCAGTCGATTGATATTCGTGGAATTGGCGAACTTATCAAGATTGGAATTGAGCGTGGTCGAAAAGTGAGGCCGAATCTGGAGGTAGGAATTTGCGGTGAACATGGGGGAGATCCGAATTCTATTTACTTCTGCCATCAGGTGGGAATGGATTATGTTTCCTGTTCTCCGTTTCGTGTGCCGATTGCCCGGCTTGCAGCGGCCCAAGCAAATGTAATGTTTAAAACAAAAAAGGGTAAACGGAGTAAGAAGAGATAA
- a CDS encoding cyclic 2,3-diphosphoglycerate synthase, with protein MRRVLIMGAAGRDFHNFNVFFRNNRDYKVVCFTATQIPNIEGRKYPAELAGPYYPTGIPIYPEKELTNLIKKYNIDVVVFSYSDISHEYVMHKASESLAAGADFWLLGPKSSILKSCRKVIAICAVRTGAGKSQTTRRVCEILNKYKIKFSVVRHPMPYGDLLKQEVQCFSRMEDLDKYNCTIEEREEYEPHIRRGNTVFAGVDYYKILKSAEKISDVIVWDGGNNDFPFFEPDLHIVVVDPLRLGNEMTYHPGETNLRMADIVIINKIDSAPPKNVEKLKENIKMLNKKAKIIEAYSPIVVDNPELIRNKRVLVIEDGPTLTHGEMSFGAGFIAAKEYKAKEIIDPKKYTIGSIKKAYEKYPHIGRLIPALGYSKLQMEELNRSINRTPADVVIIGTPVDLRKFLKINKPAVKVSYELKERNSNLLEKEIKRLLEIEDN; from the coding sequence ATGAGAAGAGTGCTGATCATGGGTGCGGCTGGCAGGGATTTTCATAATTTTAATGTCTTTTTCCGAAATAATCGAGACTATAAGGTGGTTTGTTTTACGGCAACTCAAATTCCTAATATTGAAGGGAGAAAATATCCTGCAGAATTGGCAGGACCTTACTATCCCACGGGTATTCCTATATACCCGGAAAAAGAACTCACTAATTTGATAAAAAAATATAATATTGATGTCGTGGTATTTTCATATTCGGACATTTCGCACGAATATGTGATGCATAAAGCATCTGAATCACTGGCGGCTGGTGCTGATTTCTGGCTCTTGGGACCCAAATCTTCAATTCTGAAGTCATGTCGCAAGGTTATTGCAATATGTGCGGTTAGGACAGGCGCTGGTAAAAGCCAGACTACAAGAAGGGTTTGTGAAATATTGAATAAATATAAAATCAAATTTTCGGTGGTGCGTCATCCCATGCCTTATGGAGATCTATTAAAGCAGGAGGTTCAATGTTTCTCCCGTATGGAAGACCTGGATAAATATAACTGCACAATTGAGGAAAGAGAAGAATATGAGCCGCATATCCGGAGAGGCAATACCGTATTTGCAGGGGTTGATTATTATAAAATCCTCAAATCTGCCGAAAAAATTTCCGATGTCATTGTCTGGGATGGTGGAAATAATGATTTTCCTTTCTTTGAACCGGATCTTCATATCGTCGTCGTTGACCCATTGCGATTGGGAAATGAGATGACCTATCATCCTGGAGAAACAAATTTACGGATGGCGGATATTGTGATTATTAATAAAATAGATTCAGCTCCCCCAAAAAATGTTGAAAAATTGAAGGAAAATATAAAAATGTTAAATAAAAAGGCTAAGATAATTGAAGCCTATTCTCCGATCGTCGTTGATAATCCGGAATTGATTAGAAATAAGCGAGTCTTGGTGATTGAGGATGGACCTACTCTTACCCATGGAGAGATGAGTTTTGGTGCAGGATTTATTGCTGCTAAAGAATATAAAGCAAAAGAGATTATTGACCCGAAAAAATATACAATTGGCTCTATCAAAAAGGCATACGAAAAGTACCCTCATATCGGAAGATTGATCCCGGCGCTCGGTTACTCTAAATTGCAAATGGAGGAGCTCAACAGGAGTATCAACCGAACTCCTGCGGATGTGGTGATCATCGGCACGCCGGTTGACTTGCGAAAGTTTTTAAAGATAAATAAGCCTGCCGTTAAAGTCAGTTATGAATTGAAAGAAAGGAATAGCAATTTACTTGAAAAAGAGATTAAAAGATTATTAGAAATTGAAGATAATTGA
- the folD gene encoding bifunctional methylenetetrahydrofolate dehydrogenase/methenyltetrahydrofolate cyclohydrolase FolD: MARILSGTELAEKMREEMKQEIALLKTKYNITPGLAVILVGDNPASISYVKGKEKACAEVGIMSREYKFPADYKEADLLKLIDQLNNDPAIHGILVQLPLPEHIKEEKVLYAIDPDKDVDGFHPVNVGKLMIGADCFLPCTPHGIQQLLLRNGIEIAGKHVVIVGRSNIVGKPLAMMLVQKKPGANATVTMCHTGTKNMADYTRQADILIVAAGRPHTITGDMVKEGAVVIDVGVNRIDDPTKKSGFRLIGDVDFEEVSKKASAISPVPGGVGPMTITMLLYNTILAAKRHAGIE, translated from the coding sequence ATGGCAAGGATTTTAAGTGGCACCGAACTTGCGGAAAAGATGCGCGAAGAGATGAAGCAGGAAATTGCTTTATTAAAGACAAAATATAACATTACTCCTGGACTGGCTGTAATCCTCGTCGGGGATAATCCGGCTTCAATCTCATATGTCAAGGGAAAAGAAAAAGCTTGTGCAGAAGTTGGGATTATGTCCCGAGAGTATAAATTCCCTGCTGATTATAAGGAAGCAGACCTTTTGAAACTGATCGATCAGCTTAACAACGATCCGGCGATCCATGGAATTTTAGTTCAATTACCCCTGCCAGAGCATATCAAAGAAGAAAAGGTTTTATATGCAATCGATCCGGATAAAGATGTTGACGGATTTCATCCCGTAAATGTGGGTAAATTGATGATCGGTGCTGATTGTTTTCTTCCCTGCACACCCCACGGCATCCAACAATTATTGCTTCGCAATGGAATTGAGATAGCGGGCAAGCATGTAGTGATTGTGGGAAGAAGCAATATCGTCGGCAAACCGCTGGCAATGATGCTTGTTCAGAAAAAACCGGGTGCCAATGCCACGGTTACTATGTGTCACACTGGAACGAAGAATATGGCGGATTATACTCGACAGGCGGATATCCTTATCGTTGCTGCGGGTAGACCCCATACGATCACAGGTGATATGGTAAAAGAAGGAGCGGTGGTGATTGATGTGGGTGTCAACCGGATAGACGACCCGACGAAGAAGAGTGGCTTTCGTTTAATAGGCGATGTAGATTTTGAAGAAGTGAGCAAAAAGGCAAGCGCCATCTCACCGGTGCCGGGTGGAGTTGGTCCCATGACGATAACGATGCTGCTTTATAATACAATTTTAGCTGCAAAAAGACATGCGGGTATAGAATAA
- a CDS encoding inositol monophosphatase family protein: MELNKILDKIVMIVTATGDRIYRLSRAKKQIAYKGVVNLVTQFDKISQRQIVKFLKKEFPDYGILSEENISYHTHDNIKWLVDPLDGTTNFAHNLPIWAISIALEIEGEIVLGVVYDPTRKELFSSIKGKGAFLNGKRISVSKTRKLDHSLLVTGFPYDIRESKENNLNYFARFCLKSQAVRRLGSAALDLCYTACGRFDGYWEIKLSPWDQAAGSLILKEAGGMITDFRGRPFSIYGKEVLGSNGYIHTQMLEVLNEKRRLCLF, translated from the coding sequence ATGGAACTGAATAAAATTTTAGACAAAATTGTTATGATTGTGACCGCTACCGGTGATCGCATTTACCGCCTTTCTCGCGCTAAAAAACAGATCGCTTATAAAGGGGTGGTCAACCTCGTAACCCAGTTTGATAAAATTTCCCAGCGTCAGATTGTAAAATTCCTAAAAAAGGAATTTCCTGACTACGGGATACTCAGCGAAGAAAATATTAGCTATCATACCCATGACAATATCAAATGGCTGGTTGACCCGCTTGACGGCACAACCAATTTTGCCCATAACCTGCCGATATGGGCGATCTCCATAGCTCTTGAGATTGAAGGTGAAATTGTATTGGGCGTAGTATATGATCCAACACGTAAGGAACTTTTCTCATCCATAAAGGGTAAAGGAGCATTTTTGAATGGGAAAAGAATTTCGGTTTCCAAAACCCGAAAACTTGACCACAGTCTTCTGGTCACGGGATTTCCTTACGATATCCGGGAGAGCAAAGAAAACAACCTGAATTACTTTGCTCGGTTTTGTCTTAAATCCCAGGCGGTGCGTCGTTTGGGTTCAGCGGCCCTTGATTTGTGTTATACTGCTTGCGGCCGTTTTGATGGATACTGGGAGATTAAACTGTCGCCTTGGGATCAGGCTGCGGGCTCTTTGATACTTAAAGAAGCCGGGGGTATGATTACTGATTTCAGGGGACGGCCATTCAGTATCTATGGTAAAGAGGTATTGGGATCAAATGGTTATATCCACACCCAGATGTTGGAGGTATTGAACGAAAAAAGACGGCTATGTCTCTTTTAA
- a CDS encoding tetratricopeptide repeat protein — MIEEIKKKMEELKKLVREYTPEKEKTIKEMIKSIYIEIAGGMKYLNQAQNELRTIAQSIRDKKRSQVDMNRFYSFIKARSSPELDLATLLDRAWNLIVMEEYDEAMAVLKKALDIDPKNVRALGLSGLALMNKELYDEAMLYFQKVLLLEPENPFALNNLGFICYKKGIWGEAIEHLSKVAKQTKDRMARLYANFYLGLVYYERGMIADAIKFFEETLKIGPNLQDAYYYLALAELKRYEFQRAVDYFERCIKIDKDSKYGKLAAEEVVKIRPLIEPEKILKKQIKNGTE; from the coding sequence ATGATTGAAGAGATCAAGAAAAAGATGGAAGAATTAAAGAAACTGGTCCGCGAGTATACGCCGGAAAAAGAAAAAACGATCAAGGAAATGATAAAAAGCATCTATATTGAGATTGCGGGGGGGATGAAATATTTAAATCAAGCGCAGAATGAATTACGCACCATTGCCCAGAGCATCCGCGACAAAAAACGGAGCCAGGTGGATATGAATCGTTTTTACTCTTTTATAAAAGCCCGTTCATCCCCGGAACTTGATTTGGCCACCCTTTTGGACCGTGCGTGGAATTTAATTGTGATGGAAGAATATGACGAGGCAATGGCTGTTTTAAAAAAGGCTCTGGATATTGACCCCAAAAATGTTCGCGCCTTGGGTCTGAGTGGTCTGGCGTTGATGAACAAAGAACTTTATGATGAAGCAATGCTATACTTCCAAAAAGTTTTACTTTTGGAACCTGAAAATCCGTTTGCCCTTAATAATCTTGGATTTATCTGTTATAAAAAAGGCATCTGGGGAGAGGCGATTGAGCATTTAAGTAAGGTTGCAAAACAAACCAAAGATCGGATGGCAAGGCTTTATGCAAATTTTTATCTGGGATTGGTCTACTATGAGAGAGGAATGATTGCGGACGCCATAAAGTTTTTTGAGGAGACTTTAAAAATTGGACCAAACCTTCAAGACGCCTACTATTACTTAGCCCTTGCAGAGTTAAAACGCTATGAGTTTCAAAGGGCAGTGGATTATTTTGAACGCTGTATTAAAATTGATAAAGATTCTAAATATGGCAAACTTGCAGCAGAGGAAGTGGTAAAAATCCGACCGCTCATTGAGCCGGAAAAGATTTTAAAGAAACAAATTAAAAATGGAACTGAATAA